The stretch of DNA TTTTCTCGATGCTCGGAGAAGCATCTACAGGTGAGATTGAACGAACACAAAATCCAAAATCATTCAATGAGCACAAAAAGGCATCAACGGCCGGTGGCACGATCGCAAAAAATGC from Methanosarcinales archaeon encodes:
- a CDS encoding phage antirepressor protein, encoding FSMLGEASTGEIERTQNPKSFNEHKKASTAGGTIAKNARLELEQKTKQNVITGENYLEEPEKKKRLGMK